The Lucilia cuprina isolate Lc7/37 chromosome 5, ASM2204524v1, whole genome shotgun sequence genome includes a window with the following:
- the LOC111676364 gene encoding deoxynucleoside triphosphate triphosphohydrolase SAMHD1 homolog: protein MVISFNSTYHVASRMLDALEENTQWLKGNNNEIPLVYRKAVQIAALLHDIAHGPFSHAWEHVVEDYVHETEAFPCIDHIFQQINQDLFPELRSNNNFGIELIKALIDGRIDNFKFKDQLPQQFRFIFEIVSNKRSKLDVDKWDYLKRDSYYLKHLSQPNMDFDDVFLKARVSDCGTQIEYRYEDYDKIFNLFAARYDFHVNCYSLPEYILCDHLLSMAVQEVKPKINNKLVTKLGASDMLEFLELTDENILQLVKTSNLSKFLKYETKFEQVNKIPKKTVSAYAEIASLQMYMPRGERISFYGDIRNKPLVDDQTRFIRKTYTGYCDHRTQTVYYTVEYE from the exons atggtaatttcttttaatagtaCTTATCATGTTGCCAGTCGGATGTTAGATGCTCTGGAGGAAAATACGCAATGGTTAAAAGGTAACAACAATGAAATACCTTTAGTATACCGCAAGGCAGTGCAG ATAGCTGCTCTTTTACATGATATTGCCCATGGACCATTTTCTCATGCCTGGGAGCATGTAGTAGAAGATTATGTACACGAAACAGAAGCATTTCCCTGTATCGATCATATCTTTCAGCAAATAAACCAAGATCTATTTCCAGAATTGCGTAGTAATAACAATTTTGGTATAGAATTAATTAAGGCCCTAATAGATGGCCGTATTGATAATTTTAAGTTCAAAGATCAACTACCCCAGCAATTTCGTTTTATATTTGAG ATTGTCAGTAACAAACGTTCAAAACTAGATGTTGATAAATGGGACTATCTAAAACGTGATTCCTATtatttaaagcatttaagtcAACCCAATATGGACTTTGATGATGTCTTCCTAAAGGCTAGAGTTTCCGATTGTGGCACACAAATCGAATATCGTTATGAGGATTAtgataaaatctttaatttgtttGCAGCCCGTTATGATTTTCATGTTAATTGTTATAGTCTACCCGAATATATATTATGTGATCATCTCCTTAGCATGGCGGTACAAGAAGTTAaaccaaaaattaataataaactggTAACGAAACTTGGTGCTAGTGATATGCTAGAATTTTTAGAATTAACCgatgaaaatattttgcaattggTGAAAACaagtaatttaagtaaatttttgaaatatgaaaCCAAATTTGAACAAGTTAATAAAATTCCTAAAAAG ACCGTTTCTGCTTATGCTGAAATAGCGAGTTTACAAATGTATATGCCCAGAGGAGAGAGAATAAGTTTTTATGGTGATATTAG AAACAAACCTTTAGTCGATGATCAAACaagatttataagaaaaacttatacAGGCTATTGTGATCACAg GACACAAACCGTTTATTATACTGTGGAATACGAATAA
- the LOC124420352 gene encoding uncharacterized protein LOC124420352, with translation MSSGSGTTKLVPYKYAKSLSFLDQYLHTPTSYHSFNMEDSTPENFGQEPNNNTITAPEVVFIDDSAASFSCNGNINNSGHDSSNNNTSNLKNADRSKYLLLKYIELLKEETAIWKTDTEQYKDPNERDKSWKSLFAKYKKFDKNTRMQKIKKKYAEIVNAYKSEIEKMRTNENLVPTLWYFEHINFLRNYLNDLLEEEGQDKEVASATSDNPPQISDQVPKRDEADIYAESWIVTYRKLAPDQKIFAKRMIDETLAFAELGQLSMASSIATGENNVTRASNTNPTRSATQHHGIPYRRNSAINTDPRLSTIQHHGIPNRRNSAINTDPRLSAIQHHGIPNRRNSAINTDPRLSAIQHFRIPNRRNSLRPRGSTVFRN, from the exons ATGTCATCTGGGAGTGGAACAACAAAACTAGTACCATATAAATACGCCAAAAGCTTATCATTTTTGGACCAGTATCTACATACACCAAC gTCATATCACAGTTTTAACATGGAAGATTCAACTCCTGAAAACTTCGGCCAAGAacccaacaacaacacaatCACGGCTCCGGAAGTTGTTTTTATAGATGATTCAGCTGCTTCATTTTCTTGCAATGGCAACATAAATAACAGTGGCCATGAttccagcaacaacaacacaagcAAC TTAAAAAATGCAGATCGTAGTAAATACTTACTACTGAAATATATAGAACTTTTGAAGGAAGAAACTGCCATTTGGAAAACTGATACTGAGCAATACAAAGATCCAAATGAAAGAGACAAGTCGTGGAAAAgtctttttgcaaaatataaaaagttcgataaaaatacaagaatgcaaaaaattaaaaagaaatatgccGAAATTGTAAATGCTTATAAAAGCGAAATAGAAAAAATGCGCACAAATGAGAATCTGGTACCAACATTGTGGTACTTTGAACACATAAATTTTTTGCGTAATTATTTGAATGACTTACTTGAAGAAGAAGGTCAAGAT AAAGAAGTTGCTTCCGCAACGAGTGATAATCCTCCGCAAATTTCCGACCAGGTACCAAAAAGAGATGAAGCTGATATATATGCTGAATCGTGGATAGTCACATATCGTAAGCTGGCGCCAGATCAGAAAATTTTCGCTAAACGTATGATAGATGAAACTCTTGCGTTCGCAGAATTGGGCCAGCTTTCCATGGCCAGTTCAATTGCTACTGGAGAAAACAATGTTACACGTGCAAGTAATACTAATCCAACACGATCAGCAACACAACACCATGGAATACCATATAGAAGAAATAGTGCAATTAATACTGATCCAAGACTATCAACAATACAACACCATGGAATACCAAATAGAAGAAATAGTGCAATTAATACTGATCCAAGACTATCAGCAATACAACACCATGGAATACCAAATAGAAGAAATAGTGCAATTAATACTGATCCAAGACTATCAGCAATACAACACTTTAGAATACCAAATAGAAGAAATAGTTTACGACCTCGTGGTTCTACAGTTTTTAGAAACTAG
- the LOC111685690 gene encoding heparan sulfate 2-O-sulfotransferase pipe-like, with product MAKEHVERDYAVVGTWEETNITLTVFEKYIPKFFNGAKLLFELNMDKVTNRNKNKRKPKIDADVKEMIRKNFTHEYEFYYFCKQRLYKQYLAVSLKDLQAHNLLD from the exons ATGGCTAAAGAGCATGTAGAACGTGACTATGCTGTCGTAGGTACTTGGGAAGAGACCAATATAACTCTAACAGTATTCGAAAAATATATACCGAAATTCTTTAATGGTGCCAAACTATTATTTGAAT TGAACATGGATAAGGTTACCAATCGTAATAAGAATAAACGTAAACCCAAAATTGATGCTGATGTCAAGGAAATGATACGTAAAAATTTCACTCATGAATATGAATTTTACTATTTCTGTAAACAGCgtttatataaacaatactTGGCCGTTAGTTTGAAAGACTTACAGGCCCATAATTTATTGGATTAA